ctggactatttaAGGTGTCCTTTTTCCTCCGTGTAGGTATGAtatttacctattttttttttttttcaaattttaatttaatgttcttAAAACCggcttccaaatttttttttttgttaagtaaaattcaaatattagttttagttctattttttgatgaaacattttttttttcgaaaactattaggtacctgtcatagaaccgttttttttttttttattcaaaatttgtatacaaaagcaATTAGGCATAGAGTTtaagtataaattaaaaatacaatttttagtaaatacctacattttttggaataatattattaattattatttttttttttttgaaaaattaaattttcgaaaacttgagaatgaatttttttaattttggtttaaggtGTTGATTAATATTTACTGTAAATACGGCATaagtatttacttttttttattattcattgtTTGTTTTCGTTTACAGAACgaagtttctgtttttttttttaatttatttttgcatacACATTTAccttatttgtatgaaaaaaaacttttaaaaaattaagcgaAATAAACTAAGGGCATTTCAAGTAGTAGGTACATAtgcaaataatgaaaaaaaacatttttcgaacTTGTTCggctttttttatgtttgcatAAAACAGAAGTAATATTGAAAACAATTACTCCTTTACATGACTTCAGTTTCACTGGAACACTACTCAATactcttaattttataaatttgaaaatgaaaaaccaTATTCAAGtagcattttattaaaaattttacttaaacgtaaaaacaaaaatcacaaaattaagCTTATTCAGCTGGTTCAAATTCTATACCAGACCCTTTAGaattaaaataattcaattaattttggttGCGTACCAAATTGCCTGCCCGCACTACCTACTACATATAAACCAAAAACCGGAAATGGTGGCGAAACCTGCACAAGTGCACACATTCTTGTACCGCACCACACTGTACTGTACCTGATTCGAATGTTATTTtcaattacaaatattttaaatgcgTCCATCTATATAGACAATTAgttgaacaaaaataattttgatttgctTTATTCCAACCCCTAAGCCCTAAGTTGTTTTAACACATCAGTACTAAGATAGGAAGcacatgtttttttctttttactatCCTCACCCTTCCTTATATTATAATCTAGTCTATTCCGTTCCGAAGCCGCTTTTAAAAACCATACTCACCACAATCATCCTGTTGATCCAGAGGgtaaaaataacttattttgaaTGTAAACACCCGAACAATCATTAGAATCCCTATAATCTTCCCTCTCCCTTTATATTTCGAACAAGTTTATGAACTTAACCAAAAGAGGAGGAGGGTGCGATATATGATGTACGGTACATATAAACCTTACCGTTGCCGATCGTTTAATTGCAATTAAAACCCGATTTCAACCCTCCAAGTTTGTCTACCGCTTAGGATATATGAAAAAAGCCAAAAGGCCGAAGCCAAACCATGTCACTCTGTGAAGAAAACACTTGCTCCAGAGTTAACCGACTAACACCGGCTGCGGATTTTCGCATTTCCATAACATTGTTCTCTTTAAGTGCGATACATATGAGGAAGAGGATGCTGGGTTAGGTCGTGAGACCTCACGCACTTGTCACCCAGCCTGCAGAGGGATGTAGTATAGTATGCTTGTCAATTTTTGGTGGCAGGGTTGCACTGTGACCAATTTCAAACGCGAATGtccttttttgcaataataaggGTGACTTTGGATTTGTGACACCGAAGTATAAAAGGAAATCCTTCTTCTAATAAGAGTTCATTTTCAAGTTAGACCTCAGTTGGAATAGTTCTTTAATAAGGATTACTATACGCGATGTTACCCGTGCTGCCATCTAATAGCACTCTAATTGGATCTTCAGTTCAGCGTGTGGAACGTAAAACTCCGAGTATGATTTTTCGTATTGAACATTTATTGCCAAGTGCAAGTCCAAGTCGCGAAAGCAGTCGATCAACTCCACCATCAATTGTTGACCAAGCAGCCTTAACTCGACGAAAGGATTCGGGAGTATTGGCAGCGGAAGCAGTACAAAAAGATACCTCTTCAAAGCATATATCCACCTTGACACTGATATCCTTTAATGGAATCATCCCGAATGGAACAGATTTCTGCAAAGTCCTTGGAGGAAACTTATCCAGTATCATGGAACAGGATTGTTCTTGGTTGAGAAGAATAAAACTCTCTGAAGATGTTCATAGCTACAATGTAGTCTTCGAAGTTAACCGACAAAGTAGCAGTTCAGTACAACTTCGAGCTATCAAAGATATTCAAAAGGGTGAAGAACTGGTGGCATGGTTTTCAGAAGAGTTGGCTATTTTGATGTCAATTCCATTTCTAACTCCCAGTAATATTGAAGGTAATTTAAATAGCTTATTTGACACCAAGTTAACATAGCAGTCGTGGCCGAGTGGTTAAGGCGTCTGACTCGAAATCAGATTCCCTCTGGGAGCGTAGGTTCGAATCCTACCGGCtgcgataattttttttttttattttttttttatttttttaacactccatttttatttttttttatttcaggaaATAAACGATACACTTGTCATCTCTGTGGATTGTCCTTTGAAACACCAAATCCGCTTAAAATTCACATAGCGTTAGCCTGTGGACGACATTCATTGGATATTTTGTGGATTCGTTTGCACTATGCCATGAAAGCATCGATGTTTGCTCAACTTTCGACAGTTGCACCATGTCCAACAACTATGACATATCCAACGACTACGACATCTCGGTTATCAGCTTTCAAGCCTATAAGTTCGTCCATGCCGTCATTGGCTTCGTCGATTTCAATAAACCAACCAAGGATGTTTATTCCACTGAGAAGTAGTCCACCACAACATCCGCAACAATCACCATCTCAAAGCATCGTACAACCACCCATGAATCCAATGGAAGCTGCAGCTCAAATTGAAGCCATTGTCAGTAATATGGGAACTTCGAAACAAGGACATCTTTGCATCTACTGTGGCAAGGTGTATTCCCGGAAGTAtggtttaaaaattcatattcgaACGCATACCGGGTTTAAACCGTTAAAGTGTAAATTCTGTTTGAGGCCATTCGGTGATCCGTCTAATTTGAATAAACATGTGAGGTTGCATTTGCAACCGGGGACATCGGCTTACAAATGTCATTTATGTAATAAGACTTTGGCTAGGAGGAGGGATTTACAGAGGCATATGGAGAGCAGACATTCAAATGGACATAATATTGATGTGGAGATGAGTTAAAGTATAAGTTAAACTGTTAGAGTGAATTTGGTGCtagatttaaggaaaaagatatcTGTGATAATTATATTAAGATAttgtgttaaaaaatatttaaaatacaaaaatatatataaaagtcatatttttaaatttttacttaatttttgaaTCAGCCTTCAATTTGGAATTTAGCAGTGGGAGATATATGATTACAAATTTCAGAGCTAAGATTTAACTCTGGGACTATTATAGTGCCTaggcaaaaaaacatacaaaacgtCGGGAAAATTAATGGATTAgtcttttatttgcttttaaattgcaaaGATCATAAAAACAAGTGTAgtgaacaatttttaaatttatgaatcCTATTTAGAAAAGATAAAaggtttattatttattgtttgaTTGGGAGTTGCAATTTTCCCTGAAATAAACcacaaaaccatttttctaactttctattttttataataaaattaataggtaatgttaagaaaaatgttttttttacattaagcaTTTGGGAAAGTGATAATGctacaaaaattaaacttctaacttctttttttacaattaagaaattaagaaaattaatatttgaaaaacaaaaaatatatttgctgAGGTAAGACTTTAAGCATTCTCAAGCCATTTgtttgttaagaaaaataattataaattgtttctttattttggtTTACTGAAAGAAGAGTAGGGGGAGCAGTGCACAGAGGACCTTTTCTGTTAAATAAAGATAAATATAAGTAACATTGCTCCTCGTTTTGTTATTGTCTATCATTTACAAAGATGCTTTcagagaaataaattaaaatatattgttttttaagtaAAGCTTATACAAAAAGGAATACAAAACAGTGAGTTTTCTACTTAAATGTGTTCACAGAAAAATAGACCAAAATTAAGCaaatttctgcatggtttttagCCAAAATGGctttcgtcttaaattaagcaaaaatccacttaatttaatgtgataatcttcttatttttatgaaaattagaagattttcatcttaaatcaGGTGGATCTCTGTTTAATTTAAGTCGGAAGTCATCTTGTctaaaaaccatgcagaaatccgtttaattttaggtggtcgGAATTTGGCCTATTCATATCcctgttttgttattgttataTCATTTACAAAGATGCTTTCacagaaataaattgaaatgtattgttttttaagaaaagcttATACAAAAAGGAATATAAAACAGTGAGTTTTCCAGTCCAAAATTAAGCAGATTTCTGCATGGATTTTAGCCAAAATGGAtttcgtcttaaattaagcaaaaattaatgaaaataagaagattttcatcttaaattaggTGGATCTCTGTTTAATTTATGTCGGAAGTCATCTTGTCTAAAAACCGTGCAGAAATCCGTTTAATTTTAGGTGATTGGAATTtggctcttttaattttgaacttggcGACTTAAGATgcgtttttaaaatcaaagcattttacaacaaaaattcaCCAGAGATGTGAACAGAGACAaccaatttgcatacattttttcatttttaaacattacaaatttaatttaacaccCGTCAGTGAGCATGAAAACCAGATTTTATCAACATAAACACAGTGAAAATTATGCATTTATAGTCTGATAAGAAAAAGttatctgaaaatcaaaattctcataccaaaaaaattcgttttcgttttttggtccattttttacttttggcaaaaaaaaatcaaaatcggcTTTTTGCCTctaaaatattctggcaacactgatGAATGATGATTATTTGTTGATGCAGAGGgtaaaattattgaataaagaAACAACCAGAATCAAACTGGATATCAATTACAATGGAAAAAGCATTGTTTCAGTAAAagtaaagtgaaaatatttgtCCAACGAATCGAAAAAAACATGTCTAATTTCAAACTGCTTTAAAACGAGAAAAGTTTGTcttgtagttttcaaaatgtttacatTTGCAGGTAGTTATTTGATTTATGCAGTATAAAGTTCTATAAAGAACTTTTGATGCCTTTAAACgtgaaaaatgtaggtattcataaaatttattcaacgTTGAATAGAGGAGACTTTATTATGGCTTAACGGATTTCGGGGTTGTAACGTTCctataaatttttgaatcgaaatttaattttaactgtCTACAAAATAAtgatatgtatttatatttatttttgtttcgcttcaatttcccaaaaaaaaaaaaaaacagaaagtgaaaaaaaatgttatgccCCAACCTGGACTTGAACATGGAACCCTTTACTCGCTGACTAAGTGCTCTACCATCTATATGACTTTTGATGGCCAAAGGTACaaatgtttcctttttttgttttttacttgctctatagggcaagtattggtttcgtgtcaaaaaaaaattcgaggtttgaatcaaaactaacattacgatgatggagaagtccaaaaaagtgggtttcgtcatgacgtccgtcggtctgtgcgtccgtgcaagtagctacagcctaaatgggtggacggattttgttgaaatttggtatggatggttttttcgtaatttccaaggttggttttttttttttttttaatatctcgcttagaacgtatacctcccatacaaaattttcgagttattgcaattttctcgaaaacggctctaacgattttgatttagtttaacacacgtaatgctgtacatagttctaacataactgcgtttttagtttttctcaaaaaatacggatagtggaaatatggtctttacatttttttaaatcgcggatgtcggctcttcccgtacatcattatggagttattgcaattttctcaaaaatggctctaatgattttgataaaattttgcatacgtaatatacAGAGTAgttgcagtaaaactgcatttttagtttttctcaaaaaaaatcaagtcaaataaaataaaattgtatttaactaacatttggtctccatgc
This DNA window, taken from Episyrphus balteatus chromosome 2, idEpiBalt1.1, whole genome shotgun sequence, encodes the following:
- the LOC129909430 gene encoding PR domain zinc finger protein 13 — translated: MLPVLPSNSTLIGSSVQRVERKTPSMIFRIEHLLPSASPSRESSRSTPPSIVDQAALTRRKDSGVLAAEAVQKDTSSKHISTLTLISFNGIIPNGTDFCKVLGGNLSSIMEQDCSWLRRIKLSEDVHSYNVVFEVNRQSSSSVQLRAIKDIQKGEELVAWFSEELAILMSIPFLTPSNIEGNKRYTCHLCGLSFETPNPLKIHIALACGRHSLDILWIRLHYAMKASMFAQLSTVAPCPTTMTYPTTTTSRLSAFKPISSSMPSLASSISINQPRMFIPLRSSPPQHPQQSPSQSIVQPPMNPMEAAAQIEAIVSNMGTSKQGHLCIYCGKVYSRKYGLKIHIRTHTGFKPLKCKFCLRPFGDPSNLNKHVRLHLQPGTSAYKCHLCNKTLARRRDLQRHMESRHSNGHNIDVEMS